The DNA sequence tgttgcttacaaTCAGAAAACCCTAATAATAGCAGTGTTACATAGCTATTATGGCTGCTAGGTTAAATCCACCATAAGAATTTTGTAAGATAAAAGATTTTCCACTTCAAGTAATTTTATTCGCTCAAGTCACCTAATTTGAGTTAGGGCCTAACAGTTATATTGGCCCCTTATTTACGTGAGCTCATTAAAAATTCTATGGATTAAACATATTTACAAATCTGGAAAGGCAAGGTAGTTCCTTTTATCCAGAGggctatttttcttatttcagtacTTTGCCTTTTCATGGAATCTTATTTGAAGCATAGGCGCCCCTAGATAGTCATTCTTGAATTGTCTGGGGATATCTTTTAGAGCTTTGTTAAAGCGTTGGTGATCATGGTACATACTACAATGCTGAGGATTTGCCTCCATTTCTTTGATGTTTAGTggtttaaagacttttttttttctttaatggaaaatCACTCAGTGAAATTGCGGAAAAGTGATTATTTATCTGAGTCACATTTTTATGGAAACTGTTTTTCACTTCTCTGCATTTTTAgaagtgttttctttaaaaaggatattctattaatatttataattagatATCACACAAAGCAGATGCTAAATCTTATGCTATAACTTTACGGGTACAGTTACATAAAGATTATTTACTCTCTGGCATAATGTTCTCTCTAGGAGCTGTAGAACAAAGGACATTCTCCCTGAAGATGCCCATTTCTTTTTGAGCAGAGGGAAACAGGAAGACCGTGATTACAGTATTTTAACTATTATCATCCAGAACATTAGTACTTAAATGGGTAGAGCAGGAACTCAATAAACACTTAATTgattgacttttttctctctttgaccCACATCTCAGTTCACCTATACACACCATTTATCTCTGTTCTTACTCTGAAGCCCCGTGGATTCTTCATCTTTTCATAGCACGGAAGGAATGGTGCGGTCCTCAGCCTGCGTGAATGGGCCTGGCTTCCGAATGCAGTTGGGATGGATAGTGGGGATTCTATTAAGTCAAGAGGACAGGAGAAAAAGGGATTCATTTTTAATTACCTAGAGCCCAATACCAAGAGGAACCCAGGGAATTGTGTAATCCACACGACCTCCCGTGAACTACTGTTgtataaatggggaaactgaggctctgaggaatAACTGAAAGTAATGGCACTGGGTTTGAACGTCGGTCCTTGTGAGTCTAGACTCTTTTCACTACCCGTCTCCTCCTGGCGATTACTTCTTCAAAAATTCTACTACGGGCCCTGAGGACGGAGAGGAGAGGACTGCAAACCCTCTGCCGGCCAACTCGATCTCTTGAGAGAAGAAGTGTTATGAATTCTCCTGATCCCCTCCCTCAAGAAGACAAGGTTCGGAACAAGGGCTGgtaagagaggaggggaaggtttAGTGCTCCGGAGACGCTGCGCAAGGGAACGGATGGGGCACGCCCACCAACGGGTGGCTGCCTCTGAGTTCCATCCCAGGGATGCGGGGCTTTCCTCTCCATCCAGTGTGAGTGCACTTGCCACCCAAAGGCTAAGCGTGCAGAATCCGCAGGCCAGGAGCACGCCCCGGGAGACGGCGGGCGCCTCCCCGCGGCCTCGGCGCACGTGCCTGGGCTAGGGCCAGAGCTAGTGGCCGCGCCGTAGTAGCTGGGCGGGTGGGAGCGGCTGGCTCCGGGCCGcggccgccgcccgcccgccggctcCGGTGGTTGGGCGGAGGAAGCGCGGGACTCCTCCTCCCCACCGTATTAACATGCACCCAGGGGCGGGTGACCAGCCCAGCCTCGCCGCCCCAGCCCGCAGCGTCCCGGCGCTCAGCCTCCGCGCCAGAGGCGAGCGCTGCGCTCCCGGCGCCGCAATCCCGAGGACACGGCCTCGCCGACACCTCCAGCTCCGGGGACTCGGCAGCATCAGCGGCGGGAGCGGCCGCAGCCGCCTCGGCTTCTCTCTTGAGTCCTTCCCATCACCTCGCTGAGAGCCTGTCCCGCCGCAGGGACACCTCTTTCGTCCTCCCTCCGAGGCTCGTGGTACAGACAGACGGACGCAGGCACAGAGGGCCGGACTGCGGGCAGCGGCAAGGTAACACTAGGCTGCGCCGCGGGGCTGGGGCGTGCGCGCGTGGCGGCGGCATCCAGAGCCCGGGTCACCGCCACCGCCGCGGTCACAGCGCGCTGGGTGGCTCCTACCCGCCGCGCGGTCCCCGCTTCTCTCGCCGGTGGAGGGACCACGGGCTGGGCTCTTCTGCCCCCCGTCCGCCCGCCCGCGCGtctgcttctccttccccttccgCCGCCTGGGGCGCACTCCCGGGGCCCCCCTGGGCATCCCAGGCACCCTGGGGCCGGCGCGCCCCTCTCCGGGCGTTCGGTCCTCGGGGTTGCCCCCGGGGGCCCGGGGTGGGGACGGATTTCGAATTGCGACAGGgtcctgggagggggaggggaggagaacaCCAGTCCCCGTCATCTACACCGGCAAAATTCAcacctcccccctgcccccaacccctggtaCACCTTgcaggggaggagagggctgCTCACTGCAGGGGATTTCTGGACAGGCTCCTGGGTCGTTTACAAAGCAAGTTGTTGCACTTGCTTTTTCGGTGACATTTTGGCATTGGCTGTGGAGAGAACCCCCTTccccgtgtgtgtgtgcgcgcgcgcgcgcgggagagagaaagccagagaaaGTGACACAAAGAGAGACACAGGCACACAGGGAGAGACCAAGGTACAGAACGAGACACGCACAGAGAGAACGGGGCCCAAAGAGGAGGTCACTGGAGAGTCGACCCCCGCCCGCGGCGGAGGCCAGTTCCGGGCGAATCGCGTGGCAAGCGATGAGACTCGGTATTCAGCGAATTGAATGAGCGGGGCTGGAGCCGAGACCAAACAGGGACCTCTCCTCCCGGCCGGGAGAGATAACAAATTGCACTTTCATTGAGGGGCGGCTGCAGCTGCGGGAGGGACCTTCGGAGGGCCGCGCAGAGATGAAGACCCTGCATTCAGGACTCGGGCTGCTGCGCTCTGCGCGGAAGGCGAGCTGCCCGTGCTTCGCCGGGTGGCCCCGCGAGGCCGTGGGAAGGGGCGGCCCGCGGCTGGGGCGCCCGCGCCCGACACACTGAGTTGCTGTGCCGGAGCGCCGCTCCCGCCCCCGGCTCCCCGCGCTGGGGCTCGGCTCCCTCCGGGCCGGGAGCGCTGCGGAATTTTCTGAGAAGGGGAGGGCGTGCCGAGGGGAGGGGGTTTGAGACGGCCAGAACGGGGACGTCAGTAGGTGAGATGATAATTTCTTTTATGGACTCAGGCGACGACTGTGCCCTCCTGACCCAGTGAGCCTGGCTCCGGTTCCGGAGAGATCGATGCTCCTTGCCTCCCCGGCATAGCACGTGAAGTTATGGAATTACAATGATGAAAGACATATAAT is a window from the Equus quagga isolate Etosha38 chromosome 9, UCLA_HA_Equagga_1.0, whole genome shotgun sequence genome containing:
- the LOC124244552 gene encoding uncharacterized protein LOC124244552 produces the protein MPLKTLFTTRLLLAITSSKILLRALRTERRGLQTLCRPTRSLERRSVMNSPDPLPQEDKVRNKGWPGARPGRRRAPPRGLGARAWARARASGRAVVAGRVGAAGSGPRPPPARRLRWLGGGSAGLLLPTVLTCTQGRVTSPASPPQPAASRRSASAPEASAALPAPQSRGHGLADTSSSGDSAASAAGAAAAASASLLSPSHHLAESLSRRRDTSFVLPPRLVVQTDGRRHRGPDCGQRQAHSERCSRAPPSLITTHTFSWDTFLKGSANIQFTHISSQINGVVAEQITFVSLRLEQLSITYQE